DNA sequence from the Brienomyrus brachyistius isolate T26 chromosome 18, BBRACH_0.4, whole genome shotgun sequence genome:
ATTATGATAAAAACAAAACGCATATCGGAAATGTGACGTGACTGATACTGTCCTGCAGCAGGGTGCCCAATACAGCCATTCCTGTGTATTTCAAAGAGAAACTGCTTGCACAGGACAGACTTCAAACGGCTATCTGTGGAAGTCACAATACACACAACTATATCGTGTGTATCCATTTGTCAAAATGGTTAATTTCTACTGCCACGAATAAGCATTGTTGGTGGAATAAGGGGAGAGACAGGAAGGATGGGCTCCTGTATGCAAAgtcagcccccctcccaccaagtCTAGCTTTCATAAACATGAACATCATCTCACCTCTTAACAGTGATTACACCCAGTGTCAACCTGGAGAGCCAACAAAAGGAAAGACTCTACTTGATCTGTAACAGCTCTAACAAGAAAGAAGCCTTGTGTTGGGAAGTTTCGGTCAAATAAACACCCTCAACATTCAAAGCAACCCCCACTCCAAGTATGCAGGTACATGATGGATCTTCTTCAGAAATGAATGCTACACATAACACATGCACACTAGTTTGAGATGTCGATACATATTATCACAATAAAACAAAGATAAAAAATGCTTTCCTTGTGATGTACAAAGAATCAGTCTAGTGAATTAAAACTACAAAGTCCGATGAGAAGGAAAGATTCCTTATGGCTTTTGAATTCCCTATCTTTCTGAAATTCATCTAGGAGTCGCATAAGAAACAGAAGGAACAGTGATATATGCCAATACAAAGAACTATCAGGTATGCTTACAGTTCTGCTGATAATTAGCATCCACCAACAATTTGCTAACACCATGAATTTTAATCATATTCTTCACATACTGCTCAGGGCCTGGTTTATTGAAACCTTCTTAATGCTACGTCGTTCGTAAGTTCTATCTATTAACATAGTTTATATCATCTCAATTTTCACTCTGTTGCTAATTTTGAACTTAAAAGATTAAAAAAGATAAAGCGCTATTAAATGTGCTTGAGATGAGAATGAGAAGATATTTGTTTTTGGATTTAAGAAAAACCCTTACTCTTTGTAAAgctgaaatgtatttttctacAACAAGTATTATGTCCCGCGTTCCTTTATCTTCACATTTAGGTTTTTATATAATTACATAGATCTCTGAAACTTAATGGAGGTCaatgacattttaaattttgaacTAGAAAACTTCTCAGATGAAATCCTGTTATTTCTCTGCAAAGATATTCTTGATTCTATATGTAGCATTTCAGAAGTATATGCCATTCTGTCAGTCCCCTTTGCCAAGTGGCCACATTTAGAAGGTATTTTTGTAAGATAACATATATATAATTGGACATACAAAATATAGCAATGATACCACACAAATATAACTACATAACTTTGAATGGTACGCCATTGTTTGTGCAGCAtggattttgtctgtaagctGTCAAATCTGTGTACAATCCCGAGGCTCTGAGCTCATTTTAAGGATTTCCATAAAACCTGCATCCTCCATAAGAATTCAGAGAATTTCTGTTTGATTTATTTGCCTCATTTGGGTAATTTGAGAAGCCTATGACTCAACTGAAGAATGACATTGATTAACTTTAGTACTAAGCCACAAAATGGCAATAGAGTTCTATAAATGTTTGGAAAATGACAACTGATAAAGTGTCTAAGGTATGACAGGCTACACCAGTTTAACATTGGTGAGATCAGATCTTTAGTTATTTGCATTTTGTGTATACAGGCATGAGCTTCAGTTCCAAACGGAAAACAAAAGAACACCCACTTTTCTGTAACTTTGCAATTGTGGTTTAATTGTGTCATTGAAAGAGCAAAGTTGCCCTTATTTTGTTCAATGCTATAAAGTGGGTTGAAGGCATGGTACAAACTACTGTGACATTTCACATCGCCGTGATTATTGTCTCAGTAGATGCTTCCTTGTCATGCCAAACACTGGAAGATAACATTTAAGACTGAAAGGGCATTTTGGGTTCAGGGTTACCAGTGATCATCGGTCATCTTAGTACAATAAAAGGTATTGTGAATTCAAATTAAGGCATACTTTGTGGTGAATAACTTACCTACTTGTtagttttttaaaaacattgtcTTTGATTTTGTCAAAGTCCACAAAGGAAATTTTGGCAATAATTAAAACGGAAAATAAGCCATTCTTTCAAAACCTTCCCAAAAATACTTAAGAAGAAAAAGCAACCCTCTCTGGTAAAGGGACTATAATGAGGACTAGATAGACAGTAGGTTAAATCAACCCTTTACTATGACCCACTGATATCCcctgaaaaaaaatctttcgaCCACTAATCCTAGACCACATGCAGATAATTAGCTACTTAAAATCCCTCATGTTGCAGTACCTCTTAAAGCCAGTTCTCGGGTGTTTATGATTATGGATTTGTTGTAATATTGGTTGATGTAATACAACAAAAGAATAATTCTGAAGCCTCTGTAATTCCATTACAAGCTGGAAAAAATCAATACCACGAAAATGGAGTCAAAAAAGCAACTGCAGAACACCACGTAAAAATGTTATTGTACTTCAAAAATAATTCACTCAAAATTTCCTTTTGATTTTAGGTTCAGAATAATATTGGCGCGATTGCTGGCTTCTGATAATTGGATTATTATAATCAGTTGCACGAAACCTCTTTGGTGGATTAAGATGTGTTAATCTTAATTAACCACCAAATCAATGATTTAATTGTCCTTTCTGCAACCACCTTATATCTACCGTCAGATCTTTTAATGGCCTGATTATAACTTATTCTAATTGCACACGTCGGGATGAAGAGTAGTTTCTATGGCTGAATTGAAAATATTTAGAATATCAAAATTGCCCACATCCTTTTCCTGCAGTGGGTGAAAACGTCTTGTACGTTGGTTCGGTGTGGTTTTAGGGTGACTAACTCAAATAAGAAAGTGCGAAAATAACAGGTTTCCATGCATGATAATCGACTGACGAAGCGGGGAGTTGTGGTGACAGGATGTGTCAAATTATGACACCTGTAAATTGGTTACCAAGACACAAGCAACCGCAACGACAGCCTTCAATGGCATAAAAGCCCCAGTCTGAAAGTTTTCCGTGGCAAGTGTTTATTGAAATAGAGGCTGTATTAAAATAAGAAAACGATTTAACTAATATCACAGTGGCCCCGTGGCCACTTTTTACAAAGGTTTGCGAGTAGTATAGGTCACATTTTTATTGACTCGTTATATATATTAAACGTCTTAAGTAAATATTTCGGCTATTCCTTGTTAGCGTTTTATATTGAGCATCACGTTGTTCAATAGTATTGCTCAATTGTGTGTCCCGTCAGGATGTTCTCTCGATAATAATTGGATAGAATCACCGCTTTCCGCGTATAGATACTTCTATAACCGTAAGAGAATAAAACCAAAGCGTTgatccgggatttgaacccggggcATCTCGCAATCTAAGCGACAATCATACTCCTAGACTAACAAACCAGGTATCCTTGTTTTCTTTGTCCACTTAGACTTTTTTATTTCAGGAAACAATCGTCAATTTAATCGAAATGATAACACAAATAAGTCGTAATTCATCTCAGTTTATTTACCTGTATTTAAGCATAACATGTACGGTTTAATGTTCGATGTATTCTTGCTACGGGATTTGCAAATTGAACGTGCACTGataaattttgtttttcttagatgtTTGGCGTTTGAATAAATTGATTAAATGTGATATTTTGGATAAACTGGGTTATATAGCGCAGTAATCACTATGAATCAAACAAAAATTTTATTGGAATACCAAGTTATCTATTTAGTATTTTGTATAGATGGACTATCACTAACCATTTTTGTCTCGTGTTTTCTGAATATATAATGAAACAGAACATGAGTATGGCTTTCGGGCGTCTCTTTTCGACACCGATTTACCTATGAATGTAACTCGTTGATATTCACGACCTGGGAAAGTACGATGCCTAAGAATCTTAATCTACTTCGGTTCGATGGgcgtggtttgggggggggggatatgtaTATAAGCCGACAAGGCACGTAACATGCTATAGCTCGGTGTAGCCTACTGTACCCGGAGCAGTGTGTCAATTGGATAAGGGATCACTTGGTCTGGATTACAAACAATCTTCGCCATACCTCGGGAATATACTACTCTCAATTTTTAAATCTGATAGATTTTTGTAAGGTTTTTataagattaacaaaatgaaaaccATTAACTTAATTTTGCTGACATTACTCTGTATATACCGTTGCTCAGCAATCCATTGGCTGTAAGTATGggtattcattttattttatggaTTGTGTAATTCACTAGTTTAATTACTAAATGTATCATTCTGAACTGTTTATTCTCTGATTTGGTATTTGTATGAGGTTTTGATTGGTTAGACATGAAGAGAACTTTGCTTCCTTTTGTAGCGGACTCACGGTAAATGGTAGCTCAGTTGGATGGAATCAGACGCATCACTGCAAGCTTTTGGATGGCCTGGTCCCAGATCAGTTACAGCTCTGCCGGCGAAATCTGGAGCTGATGCACAGCATCGTCCATGCAGCAAAGCTTACCAAACTCACTTGTCAGCACGCATTTAAGGACATGCGGTGGAATTGCTCATCGATCGAGAGCGCGCCGCATTTTACACCGGATTTAGCAAAAGGTAAACTTTACTTGCGCATTCCTAGAATTATTTGTGCTACATAAACCTGCATTCACAAGTGTTGTttcaagattttttttcatgtaaacTGCAAATATGCATGCTTTCCACAACTGATTTGGCTTACTTGGTGTTTCCCTAGGTACGCGAGAATCGGCTTTTGTATTCTCCTTAGCCGCCGCGGTCGTGAGCCACTCTATTGCCCGAGCCTGCGCTTCTGGAGAGCTGCCCAGTTGTTCCTGTGCGCCGGCGCCGGCGGAGCAAGCGGGACCCGATTTCAGATGGGGCGGCTGCGGTGATAATCTTCGCTACGGTCTTCAGATGGGTTCTGCATTCTCTGATGCGCCCATGAAAAACAGCAGATTTGGCCCTCAAGCCTTTCGGCTGATGCATCTGCACAACAACGCAGTTGGAAGACAGGTATAGCGACTATGAATAGATTTTCCCCCCCAAATATTCCTTTTATGGTTGAAAACATTTCTTCATAATGGTAACACATTTTCTCCTTTCAAAGTCTCTTGTAGATTCCATGGAGACTAAGTGCAAGTGTCACGGTGTATCTGGGTCTTGTTCAGTCAAGACATGTTGGAAGGGGCTGCATGATATCAACCACATCGCTGCAGATCTCAAATCCAAATACCTCGCAGCGACCAAAGTGATCCATCGACATATGGGAACCCGCAAACAGCTTGTGCCTAAGGAGCTAGATGTTAGGCCAGTGAGGGAGAGTGAGCTGGTTTACCTCCTCAGTTCCCCAGACTACTGCGCACACAATGAGAAGCATGGCTCAATGGGCACACATGACAGGTATTTGCATTTTTTCATTCAGGTGATACACAACAGGCCCAATTCTTATCATGGTGCGTGTGTATACGTTTTTTGCAAGCAACCTTAGCGCTATTAGAGGGACGATTAAATAAAGTGTTTGTGTGATCAGATGATGTGAAATCCAATGTATGTAGCAGCCAGCCAACAGCAAACCTGGGAATTTCTTTGCGCGGCGTAGCAGCTGTAGGTAAAACACAAGCCGTAACACAAGGCGTGTTCTTCTCATCTCCCAGGCAGTGCAACAAGACGTCCAACGGCAGTGACAGCTGCCATCTGATGTGCTGCGGCCGAGGATATAATGCGTACATGGAGAAGACGGTCGAGAGGTGCCACTGCAGATACCACTGGTGCTGTTATGTCACCTGCAAGAAGTGCGAAAGGACGGTGGAGCGATACGTCTGTAAATAGAGCCGAACCGGAGGCATGGTGATTAACGCACAGCACTATATCTTTTGCTAGCGAAATTTCCTTCTCCTTATATGTTACACTAAAActgctgcagcccccccccaccccccgccccggtCCAACTTTTGGGGGTTCTGTGAGCGAAGGAATGCTGCTGACATGTGGGTGCAAAGTGGTCATTAAGAATGTGTGCTGTCCTATGCTGTAGATGCAGGCAGCTTTGGTGggacaggggtgggggcaggtTTCAGGCCCTTATGCTTAGACTGGTTATAGCTGTCAGGCGACGCGGGCAAAAGGGGAGTGTGTGATTGATTGGGAGCAACAGAAGTGCGAGCTTTAGAGGTAAAGATTTCTGCCTTGAATGGAAGCTGCTTGAATGGGTAACAATGGCACGAATCACAAAGAGATCTATTCCAGTGTGCTCCCTCTTCCCCTCCCCCAGGCTAATtgcccaatcagctttcaggttTCTAAAGGGAAATGTTGTTAAACACATCAAACAAAGGTATCGCTGTTTAAAGATGCATGTACATAAACCCACTGCACAGTCACAGGAATTCACCTCCTGGAGGCAATTTTTGCGTTTATTAATTTTCTACAATAGTACTACATGTGTTATTTTTACTACTTTGACACATGGTACAGAATTTTTCTGGAATTCCATATTTTGCATATTAAGTTGAACATGAATATCATGTGAAAATgtattgtaatatttatttttgaataaaacattttatgtaACATTTGTTTGGCCATTGGTGATGAGTACAACCAAAGTTAATAGCCAATAAAGTACAGTCAGCTTTATTGTTCTTCTTGATGACCtaccattttaaaataatatttatttttaaagtagAGCTCTAAATTCACTCTTCTAATTAATATATTGAAGAGTAGCAGGTTTCAAAGCTCTGTGCATCTTTAAATTAGattcaataataaaaataagaacTTGGAAATAAATACCGAGATGTAAATATGCTCCTAGCAAATCTAATGAACAAGTTAACAGTACACTGGCCACGACCTTCACAGGACGAATAGCAGTGAGCTATCTACAGCAACTGTCAAACAGTTGGTGTTTGTCCTTGAGGTCAGGATTTAAATTGTTGAATAAAAGTGGCGCTACATAGCAGATTGGTTGTCTTACCAGATTATTACTCCAAGCAGGACTTTAGGAATCTTAAGCTGAATAATGCCTGCATCCCACAAAagatacatgtattttattctcaATCTTAATTATTAGCAGGCTTGTACCGTATGAAAACTCTTTCTCAATCAgttgtatttacattttacccattcaaaaaaaaaaaaaaaactagtttACTAATACTAATACTAATTTAGAAAATTGTTAGAAAATTCGCTCGTTCTCCGTATTTTTCTGTATATTGTAATTCTTGAGTAAAATAACATTTATATCACACATAAAATTAGTTTTAGGGAAGTGGAAGGGAGCATTTCCTTCTTAGCAAAATTTAATCTCTCAATCTacctatattcaaaaatatttcgGCACACATTTTCCCACCGGAATCACAATGGGCCACAAATAATGGGCAACAAAAAATAAGTTCTGAACAATTACTGAAAATGAAGAAGCATTGCTTTAGTATGTATCAAGATGTATAAAATCTTATTGTTTCTTTCAATAACATTAGCTAATGGTAAATGAATCTGTGTTTAGTGGTTTGATCTGAGGGTTGTATAATTGCCACAGATTGCAATCTAAAGTATTACTTACCAGAGAACATTGAACATTCATCAGAAACTGCCTACAGAAATTTAAATAAAGTTCCACTTCATTGCATTTGCTTGCAGATCATAATACTTGTCAGATCAACCTGTCAGTGTCAATAAAGACAGGACTCTGGTACAGCCTTCTTTTTCAAATTCTTTTATATTTCTTACAGTGTTAACGTGATATTTTACCTTGGAAATGAACTATTTCCCAGTGTGGCAAAATCCACAAATCTTGATATGGAAAAATAGACCCAGTTATAACGAAAGCTGAGTAGGTATTTCCCCTGACATTTTAAATTCAGACTATTGCTTAACATTATAACAGGCTCAAGACTATACAGACTACAAAACAATACATGCATATATTATTTTTCACACTGAATTCCAAGCACACAATAATTATGATCACTTGTTATCTATTACTGCAGTTAtgtttaatatataaaaaacatgACCACGTAAGATTCTGGTCAATAATTTATTACTGTTTCGTTCTCATGAGCGACTAGGGAGAAGTCTTTTGTTGTACATGCAGTGCCATTTCACCCAGTTCAATTTTTCAGATTTAGCTAATAAACTCTGTTCCTAACACTGGATGGTTTAAGAAGAAACTTCGTCTTTCTATAATAATTTAGTTAGATTCTTGGATTAAAACAAGTATTTTTCAGTCTGTTAGGCTGTTGTTCTAAAATACAAGTCAGTTTAATTCTTTGCAAGGAACCAGGAAGAATTAAGGTTTTGCTACTTTGTTAAGAGCCAAAATACCGAGCTCATTTAAAATGTTGCCCTTTAAAACAGAGTGCTCTTCTTGGGTGGTGCATACTAGACTGATCCCTCAGCAAGTATGTTAAAAATGTCCTGCAACAGCCAGGAGCTGGGTGGCTTTTCTCAGGCAGAAATAACTGAGGAGGTGACATGAAGATGGAGGACTTCCCCAGGACGGCTCAGGACCTCACGATATTACGATCTGAACCCAATCTCACTTATTCAGCAAGATCCGGGATACAAAGTGCTGAAGGAAACCATACATGTCCTAATCGAAACCATTCCTCTTAATTACTTTTTGAATTTAATGACACTTCCATGATATTACTAAAGATTACATTTTATTGCTAAAGCATTACTATTGAGTCATATAAGATCACTGTATGAACTTCTGTAAAACTGTTAAGGTAATATATGACAACAGACAAAAGATACTGATTACTGACAAGCACTGTCTTAAGGGCAATGATTTATGGGGTTCTGGAAGAGGACTTTCACATACGTGTCAGGTATTTAGGGCCAAGGGTGATTTACAACAAGCTAGGCATATTTTTCTCGCTTCTCAATCGGGTCACTGCTGGATGGAACAGGTGATGAAACGGTTTCAATTTTCAAAATATAACTCGTATATTCTGGCACTTCAGTCTTTTTGAAGCTAGGGACATTACACAGGAAAAAGAAAGTATGGAATTTTAAATTCAGGCTTTGTGTAGTGTATGTACTGAACTGAACATACCGACCATAGGGGCGCTGTGCAGCTCAGCGGGGTATGATGCCTTGGCCATGACTGTCCATTCAAATCTTGTGGTTAACCCCCAATTACTCCCTGTACTgatt
Encoded proteins:
- the wnt11f2 gene encoding protein Wnt-11 isoform X2, which encodes MPIQRTISGLTVNGSSVGWNQTHHCKLLDGLVPDQLQLCRRNLELMHSIVHAAKLTKLTCQHAFKDMRWNCSSIESAPHFTPDLAKGTRESAFVFSLAAAVVSHSIARACASGELPSCSCAPAPAEQAGPDFRWGGCGDNLRYGLQMGSAFSDAPMKNSRFGPQAFRLMHLHNNAVGRQSLVDSMETKCKCHGVSGSCSVKTCWKGLHDINHIAADLKSKYLAATKVIHRHMGTRKQLVPKELDVRPVRESELVYLLSSPDYCAHNEKHGSMGTHDRQCNKTSNGSDSCHLMCCGRGYNAYMEKTVERCHCRYHWCCYVTCKKCERTVERYVCK
- the wnt11f2 gene encoding protein Wnt-11 isoform X1, with amino-acid sequence MKTINLILLTLLCIYRCSAIHWLGLTVNGSSVGWNQTHHCKLLDGLVPDQLQLCRRNLELMHSIVHAAKLTKLTCQHAFKDMRWNCSSIESAPHFTPDLAKGTRESAFVFSLAAAVVSHSIARACASGELPSCSCAPAPAEQAGPDFRWGGCGDNLRYGLQMGSAFSDAPMKNSRFGPQAFRLMHLHNNAVGRQSLVDSMETKCKCHGVSGSCSVKTCWKGLHDINHIAADLKSKYLAATKVIHRHMGTRKQLVPKELDVRPVRESELVYLLSSPDYCAHNEKHGSMGTHDRQCNKTSNGSDSCHLMCCGRGYNAYMEKTVERCHCRYHWCCYVTCKKCERTVERYVCK